The following coding sequences lie in one Methylotenera versatilis 301 genomic window:
- the flhA gene encoding flagellar biosynthesis protein FlhA has product MNGLNLPPWMNKLASRNIAAPAIIILLLAMMILPLPAVILDVLFSFNIAISVMVLLIGLQTKKALDFIAFPTVLLMTTMLRLSLNVASTRVVLAEGHNGPDAAGKVIEAFGHFLIGGNYTVGIVVFVILTIINFTVVTKGAGRIAEVGARFTLDAMPGKQMAIDADLNAGLIGEDEARRRRAEVGQESEFYGAMDGASKYVRGDAVAGIMVIIINIVGGLVVGIVQHDLAFADAVKNYTMLAIGDGLVAQIPSLIISVAAGVVVSRVANNEDIGGQLVTQLFSNSKVVYVTAGIIGGMGAIPGMPHFAFLLLAAILAGVAYFIAEQKKVEDAEPVVEEKVEVVSTLEEATWDDVTPVDLIGLEVGYRLIPLVDKAQGGDLLKRIKGLRKKFAQEVGFLAPTVHIRDNLELKPSSYKITLKGVEIASGESNYAQFLAIDPGMVSGPLPGTMTTDPAFGLPAVWIDSNIKDEAQNMGYTVVDAGTVIATHLNHIISLHAAELLGRQEVQQLLDHISKDSPKLVEDLTPKLLSLSVIQKVLQNLLSEGVHIRDMRTIVETLSEYATQTQDTGELTAVVRVQLGRAIVQQLFPTGNEVTVMTLDSNLERLLTQAMQGNGTAGSAIEPGMAETLSRQAETAAKQQEQMGMTPVLLVSAPLRAALSKFLRRAVPHLRVLSHDELPDSKTIRVTSLIGGSA; this is encoded by the coding sequence ATGAACGGGCTTAACCTACCACCTTGGATGAACAAGCTCGCAAGCCGTAATATTGCGGCACCGGCTATTATCATCTTGCTGTTAGCAATGATGATATTGCCACTACCAGCGGTTATTTTAGACGTGTTATTTAGCTTCAATATCGCCATCTCAGTCATGGTATTGCTCATTGGCTTACAAACCAAAAAAGCGCTAGATTTCATTGCATTCCCTACCGTATTGCTCATGACCACCATGCTACGTTTATCGCTTAACGTGGCTTCAACTCGTGTAGTGTTGGCTGAAGGTCACAATGGTCCTGACGCTGCAGGTAAAGTGATTGAAGCTTTTGGTCACTTCTTGATCGGCGGTAACTATACAGTCGGTATCGTAGTTTTCGTGATTTTGACTATCATCAACTTCACAGTTGTGACTAAAGGTGCTGGCCGTATCGCTGAAGTTGGCGCACGTTTTACCTTAGATGCAATGCCTGGTAAACAAATGGCGATTGATGCAGACTTAAACGCAGGTTTGATTGGCGAAGATGAGGCACGTCGCCGTCGTGCTGAAGTTGGCCAAGAGTCAGAATTCTACGGCGCGATGGATGGTGCAAGTAAATATGTGCGTGGTGACGCAGTCGCCGGCATCATGGTCATCATCATCAATATTGTAGGCGGTTTAGTGGTAGGTATCGTGCAACATGATTTAGCCTTTGCCGATGCAGTTAAAAACTACACAATGTTAGCCATTGGTGATGGTTTAGTGGCACAAATCCCGTCACTTATCATTTCAGTGGCAGCCGGTGTGGTGGTATCACGCGTGGCTAATAATGAAGATATTGGCGGTCAGTTAGTTACACAATTATTCTCAAACTCAAAAGTGGTGTATGTCACTGCTGGCATCATCGGCGGCATGGGTGCCATTCCAGGTATGCCGCACTTTGCATTCTTATTATTGGCGGCAATATTGGCTGGTGTAGCTTACTTCATCGCTGAACAGAAGAAAGTTGAAGATGCTGAACCTGTAGTAGAAGAAAAAGTTGAAGTGGTTTCAACGCTAGAGGAAGCCACTTGGGATGATGTAACGCCTGTTGACTTAATCGGCCTTGAAGTTGGCTATCGTTTGATTCCATTGGTAGATAAAGCACAAGGCGGTGATTTGCTTAAACGCATTAAAGGTTTACGCAAAAAATTCGCACAAGAAGTTGGTTTCTTAGCACCTACTGTGCACATTCGTGACAACTTAGAACTCAAACCTTCTAGCTATAAAATCACACTTAAAGGTGTGGAAATTGCTAGCGGTGAGTCTAATTACGCTCAATTCTTAGCCATCGACCCAGGCATGGTATCAGGCCCACTACCTGGCACTATGACGACAGACCCAGCATTTGGTTTACCTGCTGTGTGGATTGATAGCAACATTAAAGATGAAGCACAAAACATGGGTTACACCGTGGTTGATGCAGGTACGGTGATTGCGACTCACTTGAATCATATTATTTCACTTCATGCCGCTGAATTGCTTGGTCGCCAAGAAGTACAACAATTGCTAGACCATATCAGCAAAGATTCACCAAAATTAGTTGAAGACTTAACACCAAAACTATTGTCACTTTCAGTGATTCAAAAAGTATTGCAAAACTTATTGTCTGAAGGTGTACATATTCGCGATATGCGCACTATTGTAGAAACACTTTCTGAATACGCAACGCAAACACAAGATACTGGTGAGTTAACAGCCGTTGTCCGCGTTCAACTCGGCCGTGCCATCGTGCAACAACTATTCCCTACTGGTAATGAAGTCACAGTAATGACGCTTGATAGCAACCTTGAACGCCTATTAACTCAAGCGATGCAAGGCAATGGCACCGCAGGATCAGCCATTGAGCCCGGCATGGCCGAAACATTGTCCAGACAAGCCGAAACTGCTGCTAAACAACAAGAACAAATGGGTATGACGCCAGTATTACTGGTTTCAGCTCCACTTCGCGCTGCGTTATCTAAATTCTTACGCCGCGCTGTACCGCATCTTCGTGTGTTGTCGCACGACGAATTACCTGATTCAAAAACCATACGTGTCACTAGTCTTATTGGAGGTTCAGCATGA
- the flhF gene encoding flagellar biosynthesis protein FlhF yields MNIKRFFGKNSREALSMVRKELGENAVILSNRAMNGGNEIMAFKEEDMNAMVARDENQQRSFSEESNDAPTLLSLLSKNNRNKAADTHMDNSESLPAEIEDYDEIVRRAELKNNAAMNRQAEVQKQAAQPRATAPIRPATPQKPAMQQASRPAAPVRQPASPNPLPSIQSSQQMTDMLNEMRNMRSVIESQLTAISWGNIQQRDPIKSKMLSTLLSAGFSAALSRQLTEKMPENLSEEKAMAWIKAILSINLNTIENETEVLDQGGIFALIGPTGVGKTTTTAKLAARYVMKHGTENLGIITTDAYRIGGHEQLRIYGKILGVMVHAVKDEADLKIALNELKNKHTVLIDTVGVSQRDRMVAEQIAMLSSTNMPVKKLLCLNATSTGETLTDVIKAYKRKGLEGCIITKLDEAATIGNALDVVIREKLKLYYVANGQRVPEDIHLANKAYLIQHALKLKSINNQPFQFLSDELPFVMGNTVGSTIQSQLAGLSHV; encoded by the coding sequence ATGAACATTAAACGATTTTTCGGAAAAAACTCACGGGAAGCACTAAGCATGGTGCGTAAAGAACTGGGAGAGAATGCGGTCATTTTATCTAACCGCGCGATGAACGGTGGCAATGAGATCATGGCTTTCAAAGAAGAAGACATGAATGCGATGGTTGCCAGAGATGAGAATCAACAGCGTTCATTTAGTGAAGAGAGTAATGATGCCCCTACTCTGCTGTCTTTACTCAGCAAAAACAATCGCAATAAAGCGGCTGATACACATATGGATAACAGCGAATCATTGCCAGCTGAAATCGAAGATTACGACGAGATTGTAAGACGTGCTGAATTAAAAAATAACGCTGCCATGAATAGGCAAGCTGAAGTTCAAAAACAGGCTGCGCAACCAAGAGCGACTGCACCAATAAGACCAGCTACGCCACAAAAACCAGCCATGCAACAAGCTAGTCGTCCAGCAGCGCCTGTTCGTCAGCCTGCTAGCCCTAACCCATTGCCTAGCATACAGTCTAGCCAACAAATGACTGACATGCTAAATGAAATGCGCAATATGCGTAGCGTGATTGAATCGCAGCTCACTGCCATTTCATGGGGCAATATTCAACAGCGCGACCCCATCAAATCAAAAATGTTAAGCACACTGTTATCTGCGGGCTTTAGCGCGGCGCTATCAAGACAACTCACAGAAAAAATGCCTGAAAATCTAAGTGAGGAAAAAGCAATGGCATGGATTAAAGCCATTCTTAGTATCAATTTAAATACGATAGAAAATGAAACTGAAGTATTAGATCAAGGTGGCATTTTTGCTCTTATTGGCCCAACAGGCGTAGGTAAAACAACCACTACAGCCAAGCTAGCAGCGCGCTATGTCATGAAGCATGGCACAGAAAACTTAGGCATCATCACCACGGATGCTTATCGTATCGGCGGTCATGAGCAATTAAGAATCTACGGCAAAATCCTTGGTGTGATGGTGCATGCAGTGAAAGATGAAGCTGATTTAAAAATCGCACTTAACGAGCTAAAAAACAAACATACAGTGCTGATTGATACAGTAGGTGTTAGCCAACGCGACCGTATGGTGGCAGAGCAAATCGCTATGCTTTCTAGCACCAATATGCCAGTAAAGAAATTACTATGTCTCAATGCAACTAGCACTGGCGAAACACTGACCGATGTCATTAAAGCCTACAAACGCAAAGGCTTAGAAGGCTGCATCATCACTAAACTGGATGAAGCGGCAACAATAGGTAACGCTTTGGATGTAGTGATTAGAGAGAAATTAAAACTGTACTATGTGGCAAATGGCCAACGTGTGCCAGAAGATATTCATCTAGCGAATAAAGCTTATTTGATTCAGCATGCATTAAAACTTAAGTCTATTAACAATCAACCATTCCAATTCTTGAGTGATGAACTACCGTTTGTCATGGGTAATACTGTTGGCAGCACGATCCAATCTCAATTAGCGGGGTTAAGCCATGTCTAA
- a CDS encoding MinD/ParA family ATP-binding protein, whose translation MSNFHHDQAAGLRRIMAAPKPRVVSIISAASTQDQPRMMTNLAASIFGQGSNVLVVHASQDSREVKYGVDKSPSLFDVIIEMNSEVLSLSEAISSTSYGFNVGKLMQKNQFNLAMDSNECELTNQLLGELAHQYEIVLVDATLNKDQLLPLKILNNGEIIIQLTRQPESITNAYALIKQICSQLGRRSFGIIVDNATDAQAQIVFRNISQVARRFMQIELEFFGSIPCDDHLSRAAKLGRSVIDAFPLASASTAFKQIAQRLDYKQDSAAINHMASIN comes from the coding sequence ATGTCTAACTTTCATCATGATCAAGCCGCTGGATTACGCCGCATTATGGCTGCACCAAAGCCAAGAGTGGTGTCGATTATCTCTGCTGCTAGCACACAAGATCAACCACGCATGATGACCAATTTGGCTGCTTCAATATTCGGCCAAGGTAGCAATGTGCTGGTGGTGCATGCCTCTCAGGATTCACGTGAAGTTAAATATGGCGTAGATAAATCACCCTCATTATTTGATGTGATTATTGAAATGAATAGCGAAGTACTTTCGCTATCTGAAGCCATTAGCAGCACTAGCTATGGCTTTAATGTTGGGAAGCTTATGCAAAAAAATCAATTTAATCTTGCGATGGATAGTAATGAATGCGAGCTGACTAATCAACTTTTGGGTGAGTTAGCCCATCAATATGAAATCGTGCTGGTAGATGCTACATTGAATAAAGATCAGCTATTGCCGCTAAAAATTCTTAATAATGGCGAAATCATTATTCAGTTAACGCGTCAGCCCGAATCGATCACGAATGCATACGCGCTTATCAAACAAATTTGCAGTCAACTGGGCAGACGCTCTTTCGGCATTATTGTAGACAACGCGACTGACGCTCAGGCGCAAATTGTATTTCGCAATATATCGCAAGTTGCACGACGCTTTATGCAAATCGAGCTTGAGTTCTTTGGCTCGATTCCATGCGATGACCATCTAAGCCGTGCCGCCAAACTTGGTCGCTCAGTGATTGATGCATTTCCATTAGCAAGCGCTTCAACCGCTTTCAAGCAGATTGCGCAACGATTAGATTACAAACAGGATAGCGCCGCCATTAACCATATGGCATCTATCAATTAG
- a CDS encoding RNA polymerase sigma factor FliA, with protein MYTIHGKKDQKDELLNKHAVLVKKLAYQLKAKLPPSVELDDLIQAGMMGLLDAINRYEDTHGAQFETYAAQRIRGSMLDELRSADWLPRSVRKSMRDVEIAISQLEQQLGKPPTENEVAKKLQLSLSDYYDMLGDCSGHQLIYYEDFHESENGEHFLDRFNADTTGDPIKSLLEGDFREALVGAITALPEREKILMGLYYEQELNLKEIGAVMNVSESRVCQLHSQAVARLRSNLKEKSWTGAV; from the coding sequence ATGTATACCATCCATGGAAAAAAAGACCAGAAAGACGAGCTGCTAAACAAGCATGCCGTTTTGGTTAAAAAGCTCGCCTATCAGCTTAAAGCCAAACTGCCACCTAGTGTTGAACTAGATGACTTAATTCAAGCTGGCATGATGGGCTTACTCGATGCGATTAATCGCTATGAAGACACACATGGCGCGCAATTTGAAACTTATGCTGCACAAAGGATTCGCGGCTCTATGCTAGACGAACTACGCAGTGCAGACTGGTTGCCGCGCAGCGTACGCAAGAGCATGCGCGATGTAGAGATTGCAATTAGTCAGTTGGAACAACAGTTAGGTAAACCGCCGACAGAAAATGAAGTGGCTAAAAAACTACAGCTTTCACTAAGTGATTACTACGACATGCTGGGTGATTGCAGTGGACATCAACTGATTTACTATGAAGATTTCCATGAGTCGGAGAATGGTGAGCACTTTCTGGATCGGTTTAATGCTGATACAACAGGCGACCCAATTAAAAGCTTGCTGGAAGGCGACTTTCGCGAAGCTTTAGTAGGTGCGATTACAGCACTACCTGAACGTGAAAAAATACTGATGGGGCTATATTACGAACAAGAGCTGAACTTAAAAGAAATAGGTGCTGTGATGAACGTTTCTGAGTCACGCGTTTGCCAATTACATAGTCAGGCGGTAGCTAGGCTGCGTTCAAATCTAAAAGAGAAATCATGGACTGGAGCAGTTTAG
- a CDS encoding flagellar motor protein — protein MDWSSLGGLVLALIGILLGQAIEGGQISSLIQPAALLIVMCGTFGAVLLQSNTASFIAGLKMVRQVFSPPLDDRQALANRIILWSNFARKEGIFMLETYLKKETDPFIQKGLKLMIDGTPPEKIRQVIAIDMHFFEIQERNAAKIWSAAGGYAPTVGILGAVLGLIHVMENLSDPSRLGSGIAVAFVATIYGVGLANLVFLPVSNKLKSLIQHEMMRREMLLNAWVSIASGDHPRVVEERLLAYLR, from the coding sequence ATGGACTGGAGCAGTTTAGGTGGCTTAGTACTTGCCTTAATCGGCATACTACTCGGACAAGCCATTGAGGGTGGGCAAATCAGCTCACTCATACAGCCTGCCGCATTGTTGATTGTCATGTGCGGCACTTTCGGCGCGGTATTACTACAAAGCAACACTGCCAGCTTCATTGCTGGTTTGAAGATGGTACGCCAAGTATTCTCTCCACCATTAGATGACAGGCAAGCGCTTGCCAATCGCATCATCCTTTGGAGCAACTTTGCTCGCAAAGAAGGCATTTTCATGCTGGAAACTTACTTAAAAAAAGAAACTGACCCCTTTATTCAAAAAGGCCTAAAACTGATGATAGATGGCACACCACCAGAGAAAATTCGTCAGGTGATTGCTATTGATATGCACTTTTTCGAAATTCAAGAGCGTAATGCTGCCAAAATTTGGAGTGCAGCTGGCGGCTATGCACCGACTGTCGGTATTTTAGGCGCTGTGCTTGGCTTAATTCATGTGATGGAAAATTTATCTGACCCAAGCAGGCTAGGAAGCGGTATTGCCGTGGCGTTTGTTGCCACAATTTATGGTGTAGGTTTAGCCAATTTGGTGTTCTTGCCTGTTTCAAATAAGCTTAAAAGCTTGATTCAGCACGAAATGATGCGTAGAGAAATGCTGTTAAACGCATGGGTTTCTATTGCAAGTGGTGATCATCCTAGAGTCGTTGAAGAGCGATTACTGGCTTATCTTCGTTAG
- the motD gene encoding flagellar motor protein MotD has product MLIRRKPLDDDDENPDRWLVSYADFITLLFAFFVVMYSISSVNQGKYNELMSSMGTAFTGDGGAGHLKTNGSLNPNIKSKPQNQAGSLIKPLPLTYLYSEKMRREREAMTKMGIDLSNKLSPLINDGKVRVMQNNRGIRIDINDSLLFTPGSAELAAAASTVLSEIAPMIKDNDRLIQVEGHTDNIAIHNDLFYSNWELSAVRASSVVRMLSDTGVAESRLSALGFGSTQPITENNTELGRAKNRRVSIMILYESPNQKEAALEITPQTIAK; this is encoded by the coding sequence ATGCTAATCAGAAGAAAACCTCTAGACGATGATGATGAGAACCCAGACCGCTGGCTGGTTTCTTATGCTGATTTCATCACGCTACTTTTTGCATTCTTTGTGGTGATGTATTCAATCTCATCGGTCAATCAAGGTAAATACAACGAGCTGATGTCATCCATGGGAACGGCATTTACGGGTGATGGTGGCGCGGGACACTTAAAAACCAATGGAAGTCTTAACCCTAATATCAAGAGCAAGCCTCAAAATCAGGCAGGCTCGCTGATTAAGCCACTTCCGCTGACTTATCTTTACAGTGAAAAAATGCGCAGAGAACGAGAAGCCATGACAAAGATGGGCATAGACTTATCCAACAAACTCTCACCTCTTATTAATGATGGCAAAGTACGCGTGATGCAAAACAATCGTGGCATTCGTATCGACATCAATGACAGCTTATTATTCACACCAGGTTCAGCCGAACTTGCTGCCGCAGCATCAACGGTATTAAGTGAGATTGCACCGATGATCAAAGATAATGATCGCTTGATTCAGGTAGAGGGTCACACTGATAATATTGCCATTCACAATGATCTATTCTATTCAAATTGGGAACTCTCCGCCGTGCGCGCAAGTAGCGTAGTGAGAATGTTGAGTGATACAGGCGTTGCTGAGTCTAGATTAAGCGCATTAGGCTTCGGCTCTACTCAACCTATCACCGAGAATAATACGGAACTAGGACGCGCTAAAAATCGGCGTGTGTCAATTATGATTCTTTACGAATCACCTAATCAAAAAGAGGCTGCACTAGAAATCACGCCTCAAACTATCGCAAAATAA